From Echinicola jeungdonensis, the proteins below share one genomic window:
- a CDS encoding glycoside hydrolase family protein: MNRRSFIAYSAAFPFICQLPLNWKIGDGNDKVSEFAKSLKPLNRILETEGYYVWGTSPIYEKDGKVHVFYSRWPEKYGMGGWIHKSEIAHAIADKPEGPFTHQGTIFAPRGGDHWDATTCHNPHIQEIDGKYYLFYMGNSNRRTNTKRIGLAVSDSLNGPWKRPDGPLLEAGSEGSWDDHCTTNPSFVKHPDGRCFLYYKSWNTYEYENYTDPKIRGNRKYGLAIADHPEGPYKKYEGNPIIDYSGRGNNIQAEDGFVWHENGKFRMLIRDMGIYNHQYGLYLESEDGIHFSEDPQIAYFETDYYFKQPPKPGHLSKYGRFERPQILFEDGKPEYLFLASQGGEYMTSSSFVFKIDS; encoded by the coding sequence ATGAACCGAAGATCCTTTATTGCTTACTCGGCAGCCTTTCCCTTTATATGTCAATTGCCTTTAAATTGGAAAATAGGAGATGGAAATGATAAAGTTTCGGAATTTGCCAAAAGTCTGAAACCACTAAACAGGATATTAGAAACCGAAGGATATTACGTTTGGGGCACCAGTCCCATTTATGAAAAGGATGGAAAGGTCCATGTTTTTTATTCCCGTTGGCCGGAAAAATATGGCATGGGAGGATGGATCCATAAATCTGAAATAGCTCATGCAATTGCCGATAAGCCAGAAGGCCCTTTCACCCATCAGGGAACCATTTTTGCCCCCCGGGGAGGAGATCATTGGGATGCAACTACCTGCCATAATCCCCATATCCAGGAGATTGATGGAAAGTATTACCTCTTTTATATGGGTAATAGCAACCGGAGAACCAATACCAAAAGAATTGGGCTGGCAGTATCTGATTCCTTAAATGGCCCATGGAAAAGGCCGGATGGACCTTTGTTGGAAGCAGGTTCGGAAGGAAGCTGGGATGATCATTGCACCACAAACCCTTCCTTTGTCAAGCATCCAGACGGACGTTGTTTTCTTTATTACAAGTCCTGGAATACTTACGAATATGAAAATTATACGGACCCCAAAATCCGTGGAAACCGGAAATATGGTCTGGCAATAGCTGATCATCCTGAAGGCCCATATAAAAAATATGAAGGGAACCCCATCATCGATTATTCCGGTAGGGGAAATAATATTCAGGCAGAAGATGGTTTTGTCTGGCATGAAAATGGGAAATTCCGCATGTTGATACGGGATATGGGGATTTATAACCATCAATACGGATTGTATCTGGAATCAGAGGATGGGATTCATTTTTCTGAAGATCCCCAAATAGCTTATTTTGAAACCGACTATTATTTCAAACAACCTCCCAAGCCAGGTCACCTTTCTAAGTATGGCCGGTTTGAAAGGCCACAAATTTTATTCGAAGATGGAAAGCCGGAATACCTGTTTCTGGCCAGTCAGGGAGGGGAATACATGACCTCCAGTTCATTTGTCTTTAAAATTGATTCTTAA
- a CDS encoding DUF4450 domain-containing protein produces the protein MFSITKNQIRLSVLALGLLFTVQGPAQAQEYWHDQPREVRYTPDGKDFVIVNGDRKFNRALYGYHSDFRTEAGDLPEFSFYLPGMGGNFRFGIQKENNAKWLEDAVHIESRYQSGKMHYVIADPILGSGKIEITVMPLREREGAIFKVEEQGVPESVNLLWLYGGVTGKRFSRMGDLGADPPSVFYLTEEKSMGNDIQIAGDNRFELLYGEENEEGRSKMLGVFPENASLKLANPEHLYSISNLLKEGKGEAEVILGQMPFGFDTEYFSIYRPGFGTMGYADLEPIFEQADTQRKVLANRIKVNTPDPYINTVGGALGIAADAIYDEPAYVHGAVAWRMPLPGWRGAYVADWMGWHERAKTHFNGYLESQYLEPGGTRNDPDTAKHLARQMEVKGKSIFNRGYISRRPGEPSAPHHYDMNQVFFDQLIRHFDWTGDKVYLLEVWPSILRHLNWEKRNFDPDGDGLYNAYASIWASDALQYNSGGVAHASAYNYYANKKAAELARILGEEDDQFEAEAKKILDAMNGHLWLEDQGWYAEYKDFLGPERLHPNAGVWSVYHTVDSEVPDPFQAYQMTRYLDEEIPHIPLVAQGLPEGEYHTISTTNWMPYTWSVNNVALAEVLHTSLAYWQAGNSTEAFRLWKSAILESMYLGGSPGNFQQLSFLDAMRSELYRDFADAVGMGARSLIEGLFGVKPDLLHDKINIVPGFPAFWEYATLSTPDLAVDFRRSGMTDQYEVVNRFGKTLELNLVVNARNEKVQQVLVNGQNADWELLEYEVGQPRVLIKAPMDKIATVSITWEGEKVENMALEKSLTPGVKIMLEHPAKMLLDVYDPEKILAEKAVNDGKFHAVTGEKTGNGTFFVKIKQGEMNWWEPMAIEIRPTFEIKSAEKQNKNSLQFTLSNNEVKPKSIEVKVNGKVWKESVQLADQEPLELTVQSPDFLKTGTNIVEVYVGEELLAQQKVINWNFVSPKQGDLETVDISPALNDKVTQIFRNNYYSPRSPYPTLQIPVHGMGDWASHGAYMDINDAGLRELAGEDHQIELPQGIAFQTPGDDSNNILFASLWDNYPDQGEVKLEGKAKHAYFLMAGSTNHMQSRMDNGKLIVHYKDGSTEEMELKNPENWWPIEQDYFIDGYAFDIDQPRPIRVHLKSGKISNEAHDDYVGIDHFTNYGIDGGAATVLDLPLDESKELESLEIKATTIEVVIGLMAVTLER, from the coding sequence ATGTTTTCGATTACCAAAAATCAAATTCGATTATCAGTTTTGGCCCTCGGGCTTTTATTTACTGTTCAGGGACCGGCTCAAGCCCAGGAATACTGGCATGATCAGCCAAGGGAAGTTCGCTATACTCCCGATGGAAAAGATTTTGTCATCGTCAATGGTGACCGGAAATTTAACCGGGCTTTGTATGGCTACCATTCTGACTTTAGAACCGAAGCAGGTGACCTGCCTGAATTTTCCTTTTACCTTCCTGGTATGGGAGGCAATTTCCGTTTTGGCATTCAAAAAGAGAACAATGCCAAATGGTTGGAAGATGCAGTCCATATTGAATCCCGGTACCAATCCGGAAAAATGCATTATGTCATTGCCGATCCAATTTTGGGAAGTGGTAAAATAGAAATTACCGTTATGCCCCTCCGTGAAAGGGAAGGCGCGATTTTTAAAGTTGAAGAGCAGGGTGTTCCTGAGTCGGTTAATTTGCTTTGGCTGTATGGTGGGGTGACTGGAAAGCGGTTTAGTCGTATGGGTGATTTGGGTGCAGATCCACCATCTGTTTTTTATCTCACCGAAGAAAAAAGCATGGGGAATGATATCCAAATAGCTGGGGATAACCGTTTTGAACTCCTTTATGGAGAGGAAAATGAAGAAGGCAGATCTAAAATGCTGGGTGTTTTTCCAGAAAATGCAAGTTTGAAATTGGCCAATCCCGAGCATCTTTATAGTATTTCAAATCTTTTGAAGGAAGGAAAAGGTGAAGCTGAGGTGATCTTAGGCCAAATGCCTTTCGGTTTTGATACCGAATATTTTTCCATCTACCGGCCAGGGTTTGGAACAATGGGATATGCGGACCTGGAACCAATATTTGAACAGGCTGATACGCAAAGAAAAGTTTTGGCCAACAGGATAAAAGTTAACACCCCCGATCCTTATATCAATACCGTTGGAGGAGCATTGGGTATTGCTGCCGATGCGATTTATGATGAACCTGCCTATGTGCATGGTGCCGTGGCCTGGAGAATGCCTTTGCCAGGATGGAGAGGAGCTTATGTGGCTGACTGGATGGGCTGGCATGAACGGGCAAAAACCCATTTTAATGGTTACCTTGAATCCCAATACCTGGAGCCAGGAGGAACCAGAAATGATCCTGATACCGCAAAACATTTAGCCAGACAAATGGAGGTGAAGGGCAAATCTATTTTTAACCGTGGCTACATCAGTCGCCGCCCCGGAGAACCATCTGCTCCACACCATTATGATATGAACCAGGTCTTCTTTGATCAGTTGATCCGGCATTTTGATTGGACCGGGGACAAGGTTTACCTGCTTGAGGTTTGGCCATCCATACTCCGCCATTTGAATTGGGAGAAAAGAAATTTTGATCCTGATGGAGATGGACTCTATAATGCTTATGCCAGCATTTGGGCCAGTGATGCCTTGCAATATAACAGTGGAGGGGTAGCCCACGCTTCAGCATACAACTACTATGCAAATAAAAAGGCTGCAGAATTGGCCCGGATCCTAGGGGAAGAAGATGATCAGTTTGAAGCAGAGGCCAAAAAAATACTTGATGCAATGAATGGGCACCTCTGGTTGGAAGACCAGGGTTGGTATGCAGAATATAAAGACTTTTTGGGGCCTGAAAGGCTTCACCCAAATGCCGGGGTTTGGTCAGTATATCATACCGTTGACAGCGAGGTGCCGGATCCTTTCCAGGCTTATCAGATGACACGTTATTTGGATGAGGAAATTCCCCATATCCCACTGGTAGCCCAGGGTTTGCCGGAAGGCGAATATCACACAATTTCCACCACCAATTGGATGCCCTATACCTGGTCTGTCAATAATGTGGCATTAGCAGAGGTGCTTCATACCAGTTTGGCTTATTGGCAGGCAGGAAATTCCACCGAGGCTTTCAGACTTTGGAAAAGTGCTATTTTGGAAAGTATGTATTTGGGAGGCAGCCCCGGTAATTTCCAGCAATTGTCCTTCCTGGATGCTATGCGGAGCGAACTTTATAGGGATTTTGCTGATGCAGTGGGTATGGGAGCCCGTTCCCTGATAGAAGGATTGTTTGGAGTGAAACCTGATTTGTTACATGACAAGATAAACATCGTACCTGGATTTCCTGCATTTTGGGAATATGCAACCCTAAGCACGCCTGACCTGGCTGTTGATTTTAGAAGGTCCGGGATGACAGATCAGTATGAAGTGGTCAACCGTTTTGGAAAGACTTTGGAATTGAACCTGGTGGTCAATGCCAGAAATGAAAAAGTTCAACAAGTTTTGGTTAACGGACAAAATGCTGATTGGGAATTATTGGAATATGAGGTTGGCCAGCCAAGGGTTTTGATCAAAGCACCAATGGATAAAATAGCTACCGTAAGTATCACCTGGGAAGGAGAAAAGGTAGAAAATATGGCCTTGGAAAAAAGCTTAACTCCGGGCGTGAAAATTATGCTGGAACATCCCGCCAAAATGTTGTTAGATGTTTACGATCCGGAAAAAATATTAGCCGAAAAAGCAGTGAATGATGGAAAGTTTCATGCAGTAACAGGAGAAAAAACCGGAAATGGGACCTTTTTTGTGAAAATTAAACAAGGCGAAATGAATTGGTGGGAACCTATGGCCATTGAAATTAGGCCAACTTTTGAAATAAAATCCGCTGAAAAACAAAATAAAAATTCCCTTCAATTTACTCTTTCCAACAATGAGGTAAAGCCAAAATCGATAGAGGTAAAAGTAAATGGGAAGGTTTGGAAAGAATCGGTGCAATTGGCTGATCAAGAACCACTGGAATTAACAGTCCAATCGCCAGATTTTCTAAAAACCGGAACCAATATCGTAGAGGTTTACGTAGGAGAAGAATTGCTTGCCCAACAAAAGGTGATTAATTGGAATTTTGTTTCTCCTAAACAAGGGGATTTGGAAACAGTTGATATATCGCCAGCTTTGAATGATAAGGTCACCCAGATTTTCAGAAACAATTATTACAGTCCAAGGTCTCCATACCCCACCTTGCAGATTCCTGTTCATGGAATGGGGGATTGGGCCAGCCATGGGGCTTATATGGATATTAATGATGCTGGGTTGAGAGAATTAGCCGGGGAGGATCATCAAATTGAATTGCCTCAAGGAATAGCTTTCCAAACACCTGGTGACGATTCCAATAATATCCTTTTTGCCTCCTTGTGGGATAATTATCCTGACCAGGGAGAAGTGAAGCTGGAAGGGAAAGCCAAACACGCTTATTTCCTGATGGCAGGTTCCACTAACCATATGCAAAGCAGGATGGACAATGGGAAGTTAATTGTTCATTACAAAGATGGAAGTACAGAGGAAATGGAATTAAAAAATCCGGAAAACTGGTGGCCCATTGAGCAGGATTATTTTATCGATGGTTATGCCTTTGACATTGACCAGCCAAGACCTATAAGGGTACATCTCAAATCTGGAAAAATCAGTAATGAAGCCCATGATGATTATGTGGGAATAGACCATTTTACCAATTATGGCATCGATGGCGGGGCAGCGACCGTGCTAGATTTGCCATTGGATGAAAGTAAAGAACTGGAATCCCTGGAAATAAAAGCCACCACTATTGAAGTAGTTATTGGCTTAATGGCGGTTACTTTGGAAAGATGA
- a CDS encoding glycoside hydrolase family 88/105 protein yields the protein MKKLSFFLMLMAFMSQLTFGQTSRIDKDLDWSERMAQSIMKRNPESWMIDFMDRPVWSYPQGLVLHAFEVLWKSSDKDEYYQYIKDYADEMIEDDGNIRTYKYETYNIDMINSGKLLFNLYQQTGDEKYKIAIETLRTQLKWQPKTNEGGFWHKLRYTYQMWLDGAYMGTPFLMQYAKEFNDPDAFDQGVLQLKLMEKHLRNDETGLLYHGWDESKFQTWADPETGRSPNIWGRAMGWYVMAVVDALDFLPNDHSGREDLMGILQRLSEAVKNYQDIESGLWYQVVDQPERAGNYKEASASCMFVYALAKGVNKGYLDQSMLEVAEKGFEGILDEFIEVDENGEVDLTQVCAVAGLGGNPYRDGSYEYYINEKIRTNDPKGVGPFILASLELRR from the coding sequence ATGAAGAAATTAAGCTTTTTTCTGATGCTGATGGCCTTTATGAGTCAATTGACTTTTGGCCAAACCAGCCGGATTGATAAGGACCTGGATTGGTCTGAAAGAATGGCCCAATCCATAATGAAAAGGAATCCGGAATCTTGGATGATAGATTTTATGGATAGGCCCGTTTGGAGCTATCCTCAAGGATTGGTGCTGCATGCTTTTGAAGTTTTGTGGAAGTCCAGTGATAAGGATGAATATTACCAGTACATCAAGGATTATGCAGATGAAATGATAGAGGATGACGGCAATATCCGGACTTATAAGTATGAGACCTACAATATTGACATGATCAATTCAGGGAAGTTACTGTTCAATCTATATCAACAAACTGGGGATGAAAAATATAAAATTGCTATTGAGACTTTGAGGACCCAATTAAAATGGCAGCCAAAAACAAATGAAGGTGGCTTTTGGCATAAGCTGCGGTATACCTACCAAATGTGGTTGGACGGGGCATATATGGGAACTCCCTTTTTGATGCAATATGCCAAGGAGTTTAATGATCCGGATGCATTTGATCAAGGTGTCCTTCAATTGAAATTGATGGAAAAGCACCTCAGAAATGATGAAACAGGCCTTTTGTATCATGGATGGGATGAAAGCAAGTTCCAGACATGGGCTGATCCTGAGACGGGCCGTTCTCCCAATATTTGGGGTAGGGCCATGGGCTGGTATGTCATGGCCGTAGTGGACGCATTGGATTTTTTGCCCAATGATCATTCTGGAAGAGAAGACTTGATGGGGATTTTACAACGGTTATCTGAAGCGGTGAAAAACTATCAGGATATAGAATCCGGGCTTTGGTACCAGGTTGTGGATCAGCCTGAGCGGGCTGGAAATTATAAAGAAGCATCCGCTTCTTGCATGTTTGTATATGCCCTGGCCAAGGGTGTAAATAAAGGTTACTTGGATCAAAGCATGTTGGAAGTGGCGGAAAAAGGTTTTGAAGGAATTTTGGATGAGTTTATAGAGGTGGATGAAAATGGGGAAGTAGATCTTACCCAGGTTTGCGCCGTTGCAGGGCTTGGAGGAAACCCTTACCGGGATGGCTCCTATGAATATTACATCAATGAAAAGATCAGAACCAATGACCCTAAAGGAGTGGGGCCATTTATCTTGGCCAGTTTGGAATTGAGAAGGTAA
- a CDS encoding glycoside hydrolase family 28 protein, producing the protein MKINRLSSHLLLMLIGLVMWNCSTKEESQTKGPWDGLDSIRAQIKAPEFPDKDFLITEFGAQEGGEVLNTQAIADAIQACHEAGGGRVVVPEGVFLTGAVHLKSNVNLHIPEGATLRFSRNAEDYLPVVHSRWEGMELMNYSPFIYAYQQENIAITGKGTLDGNSDMENWWPWCGATHFGWKEGMGRQNPARKLLHEMVHDEVPLEERVFGEGHYLRPQFVQPFDCKNVLIQDVKLINSPMWNVHPVLCENVTVERIRVETLGPNNDGCNPEASKNVLIKDCYFDTGDDCIAIKSGRNEDGRNPGIPSENIIIEGCEMKEGHGGVVIGSEISGGARNIFAQNLVMDSPNLDRVLRIKTSSKRGGTVENIYMRNVKVGTYKEAAVRFNMFYEEEGEHIPTIRNVIVENLQVKDGGEYAVMANAYEESPVTNFQMINCRIDGVEKVFNVNHMKDVKFENVMINGEEVDFKEYK; encoded by the coding sequence ATGAAAATAAACCGATTATCATCCCATTTGCTATTGATGCTTATAGGATTAGTGATGTGGAATTGTTCCACTAAAGAGGAGAGCCAAACCAAAGGGCCTTGGGATGGGTTGGATTCTATCCGCGCCCAGATAAAAGCTCCTGAATTTCCTGATAAGGATTTTTTGATCACTGAATTTGGTGCCCAGGAAGGTGGAGAGGTTTTAAATACCCAAGCTATTGCAGATGCTATCCAGGCATGTCATGAGGCTGGTGGAGGTAGGGTAGTGGTGCCCGAAGGTGTGTTCTTAACCGGCGCCGTCCACCTTAAAAGCAATGTCAACCTTCATATTCCTGAAGGGGCAACCTTACGCTTCAGCAGGAATGCAGAAGATTACCTGCCAGTGGTTCACAGTCGTTGGGAGGGCATGGAGTTGATGAATTATTCCCCTTTCATTTATGCTTACCAGCAGGAAAATATCGCCATTACCGGAAAAGGTACATTGGATGGCAATTCGGATATGGAAAACTGGTGGCCATGGTGCGGTGCTACCCATTTTGGCTGGAAAGAAGGAATGGGCAGGCAGAACCCGGCAAGGAAGTTATTGCATGAAATGGTGCATGATGAGGTACCATTAGAGGAAAGGGTTTTTGGTGAAGGACATTACCTGAGGCCCCAATTTGTTCAGCCATTTGATTGCAAAAATGTATTGATTCAGGATGTGAAATTGATCAACTCCCCCATGTGGAATGTGCATCCTGTATTATGTGAAAATGTGACTGTTGAACGGATAAGGGTGGAAACCTTGGGGCCCAATAATGATGGATGTAACCCAGAAGCTAGTAAAAATGTCTTGATCAAGGATTGTTATTTTGACACCGGGGATGATTGCATTGCCATTAAATCCGGCAGAAATGAAGATGGTAGGAACCCGGGAATTCCTTCGGAGAATATTATTATTGAAGGTTGTGAAATGAAAGAAGGCCACGGTGGAGTGGTTATCGGCAGTGAAATCTCCGGTGGGGCAAGAAATATTTTTGCCCAAAATCTGGTGATGGACAGCCCTAACCTGGACAGGGTCCTGCGTATCAAGACCAGTTCAAAACGAGGGGGAACCGTGGAAAATATTTATATGCGGAATGTGAAAGTAGGAACCTACAAAGAAGCAGCTGTCAGGTTTAATATGTTCTATGAAGAAGAAGGGGAACATATTCCTACCATCAGAAATGTGATCGTGGAAAACCTTCAGGTTAAAGATGGCGGTGAATATGCCGTTATGGCCAATGCCTATGAAGAATCTCCGGTAACAAATTTTCAAATGATCAACTGTAGAATTGATGGGGTGGAAAAAGTATTTAATGTGAACCATATGAAAGATGTGAAATTCGAAAATGTGATGATCAACGGCGAGGAAGTAGATTTTAAGGAATATAAATAA
- a CDS encoding family 43 glycosylhydrolase codes for MNPIIPSYHRKAFLCLFLLFVGMVALVARPITEDSTKMDHSILAYVKQGNTERTASLHLAYKPNDQDFVPLNNGKAILYPLLGSRKMGAPHLFEQNEGGYGLVASDNQSGNGVLVYDTQDLIYYSGERLLVLSEEVQVQDPVCQYDEKLEAYRIAWLGSDGEYYVSISKDLETIKETRKTENYQRKNILAALPEGAKDASVFSPDLETYKTLINKFAPIQHTGFEVLEDITLSGEEKIQLILPDEVKARYSDGSTKEMPVFWNQSDLKKLHKAKQGTFEIRGKASQPLFANPFIEQRADPHIIKGSDGYYYFTSSYPMVGGDDPEGYDRVILRRAKTIKGLADAEEVTIWDEKNSNISSRYVWAPEIHEINGTWYVLFTTSSPDAGVWGIRPIIIACNQGDGDPIKPENWEKTGHYCEAVESDEVAFQHFSLDMTYFQHQGKHYVIWAEKPRGSNLRIASINPEQPWKMTSPSVQLSKPEYGWEWKGAQWVNEGPAVIKNGDKVFAAFSAATVDEAYCVSILYADKDADLLDPNNWIKQNYPLLSTDDLDGQKGPGHNSFTIDEYGNPLLVYHARTEGEVSGPGDKGDGGLYDPGRHARIRPVHFAIDGMPVFNMSPKQILDPALNHFTVKVTLKSAE; via the coding sequence ATGAACCCTATAATCCCTTCTTACCATCGCAAGGCATTTCTTTGCCTCTTTCTTTTATTTGTTGGAATGGTAGCTCTGGTAGCAAGACCCATAACAGAAGACAGTACCAAAATGGACCATTCAATTTTGGCTTATGTAAAACAAGGAAATACGGAACGAACTGCATCTTTGCACTTGGCTTATAAGCCTAATGATCAAGATTTTGTTCCGCTAAATAATGGAAAAGCGATCCTTTACCCTTTATTAGGATCCCGGAAAATGGGGGCTCCCCATTTGTTTGAACAAAATGAAGGTGGATATGGTCTAGTTGCATCTGATAACCAAAGCGGAAATGGCGTATTAGTTTATGATACCCAGGATCTGATCTATTATTCTGGAGAACGATTATTGGTATTAAGTGAGGAAGTTCAGGTGCAGGATCCGGTTTGCCAATATGATGAAAAATTAGAAGCCTATCGAATAGCCTGGTTGGGAAGTGATGGTGAATATTACGTTTCCATTAGCAAGGACCTTGAAACCATCAAAGAAACCAGGAAAACCGAGAACTATCAAAGAAAGAACATTTTAGCGGCTTTGCCAGAAGGTGCCAAAGATGCTAGTGTTTTTTCTCCTGACCTGGAGACTTATAAAACTTTGATTAACAAATTTGCCCCTATCCAGCATACAGGATTTGAGGTTTTGGAAGATATAACTTTGTCCGGAGAGGAAAAAATACAACTTATTCTTCCAGATGAAGTGAAGGCAAGATACAGTGATGGCTCAACTAAAGAAATGCCGGTATTTTGGAATCAAAGTGACCTGAAAAAGCTACATAAGGCAAAACAGGGGACTTTTGAAATAAGGGGAAAAGCGTCTCAACCCCTTTTTGCTAATCCATTTATTGAGCAAAGAGCAGATCCCCATATCATCAAGGGTTCAGATGGTTATTACTATTTTACTTCCTCCTACCCCATGGTAGGTGGTGATGATCCTGAAGGCTATGACCGGGTGATCCTAAGAAGGGCAAAAACTATCAAGGGCCTTGCTGATGCCGAAGAAGTGACCATATGGGATGAAAAAAATTCAAATATTAGCTCAAGGTATGTTTGGGCACCCGAAATTCACGAAATCAACGGAACCTGGTATGTGCTTTTTACTACCAGTAGTCCAGACGCAGGAGTATGGGGAATTCGGCCAATTATCATCGCCTGTAATCAAGGTGACGGAGATCCTATTAAGCCAGAAAACTGGGAAAAAACAGGTCATTACTGTGAGGCAGTTGAAAGTGATGAGGTGGCTTTTCAGCATTTTTCACTGGATATGACCTACTTCCAACACCAGGGAAAACATTATGTTATCTGGGCTGAAAAGCCAAGGGGCTCCAATCTGAGAATTGCTTCTATCAACCCTGAACAACCTTGGAAAATGACGTCACCTTCTGTCCAATTATCCAAACCGGAATATGGTTGGGAATGGAAAGGTGCTCAGTGGGTAAATGAAGGACCTGCCGTAATCAAAAATGGAGATAAAGTATTTGCCGCATTTTCTGCTGCAACAGTAGATGAAGCTTATTGTGTAAGCATTTTATATGCTGATAAAGATGCTGATTTATTGGATCCGAATAACTGGATCAAGCAAAACTATCCCTTATTGAGTACCGATGATTTGGATGGTCAAAAAGGGCCAGGTCATAATTCCTTTACGATCGATGAATATGGGAATCCATTGTTGGTTTACCATGCGAGAACCGAAGGAGAAGTCAGTGGCCCGGGAGACAAAGGGGATGGTGGACTATATGACCCGGGGAGGCATGCCCGTATCCGTCCGGTGCATTTTGCTATTGACGGAATGCCTGTTTTCAATATGAGTCCAAAACAAATCCTGGATCCTGCGCTTAACCATTTTACTGTCAAAGTGACTTTGAAGTCAGCAGAATAA
- a CDS encoding oligogalacturonate lyase family protein, translating to MKKIFLLIAVSLAVACEKEKEEIPKMETGGNPPMPEAWIDKDTGHKVVRLSNREGINRSFYFHNNPFFQSEDGTTKMVFYGSVGENNQLFTIDMETKEITQLTDDPEGMSGEIVGKKTGRVYYQRGDSVFATDVNSGRRDLVYVFPEGFNARISTINADEKLLAGAKSVPAKDSIYRANPEKSQYFNKIYDAKLPHALFTVNLETQELDTIHSDTAWINHIQFSPVDPDQLMFCHEGPWHKVDRIWNINVKTGEVQKMHERTMDMEIAGHEFWSRDGEVIWYDLQMPRGETFYLAGVNVKNGERYRYQMDRNDWSIHFNISPDQNLFAGDGGDPGQVAKAEDGQWIYLFTPKEDRLESEKLVNMAHHDYSLEPNVHFSPDGNWVIFRANFEGESQIYAVEVEKEK from the coding sequence ATGAAAAAGATATTTTTATTGATTGCTGTATCACTGGCTGTGGCATGTGAGAAGGAAAAAGAAGAGATTCCTAAAATGGAAACCGGAGGGAATCCACCCATGCCAGAAGCTTGGATTGATAAAGATACAGGTCATAAAGTGGTACGGCTTTCCAACAGGGAAGGAATTAACCGGAGTTTTTATTTTCATAACAACCCATTTTTTCAATCTGAGGATGGCACCACCAAAATGGTTTTTTATGGATCAGTTGGTGAAAACAATCAACTTTTCACCATTGATATGGAAACCAAAGAAATTACTCAACTTACTGATGACCCAGAGGGAATGTCAGGTGAAATTGTGGGAAAAAAAACCGGAAGGGTGTATTACCAGCGTGGAGATTCTGTGTTTGCTACAGATGTAAACTCCGGAAGAAGAGATTTGGTATATGTTTTTCCTGAAGGGTTCAATGCCCGGATAAGCACCATTAATGCGGATGAAAAATTGTTGGCAGGTGCCAAGAGTGTTCCTGCAAAAGATTCCATTTATCGGGCCAACCCTGAAAAATCCCAATATTTTAATAAGATATATGATGCAAAATTACCCCATGCACTCTTTACTGTAAACTTGGAAACCCAGGAATTAGATACCATACATTCTGATACGGCCTGGATTAATCATATTCAATTTTCACCTGTTGATCCTGACCAATTGATGTTTTGCCATGAAGGTCCCTGGCATAAAGTTGACCGGATTTGGAATATCAATGTGAAGACTGGAGAAGTACAAAAGATGCATGAGCGGACCATGGACATGGAAATTGCAGGACATGAATTTTGGAGCCGTGATGGAGAGGTCATATGGTATGACCTGCAAATGCCCCGCGGGGAGACTTTCTATCTGGCAGGGGTCAATGTGAAAAACGGCGAAAGGTACCGCTATCAAATGGACAGAAATGATTGGTCAATTCATTTTAACATTTCCCCTGACCAAAATCTTTTTGCCGGGGACGGTGGAGACCCTGGGCAGGTGGCCAAGGCCGAAGATGGTCAATGGATTTATCTGTTTACCCCTAAAGAAGATAGGCTGGAATCGGAAAAACTGGTCAATATGGCCCATCATGATTACTCCCTTGAGCCAAATGTTCATTTTTCTCCTGATGGTAATTGGGTGATTTTCAGAGCTAATTTTGAAGGGGAGAGCCAAATTTATGCAGTTGAGGTGGAAAAGGAAAAATAA